Within Topomyia yanbarensis strain Yona2022 chromosome 2, ASM3024719v1, whole genome shotgun sequence, the genomic segment ACGACACTAAGGTGCATCAGATTCCCAAAGTTCATACTGTCCAAAGGCTGGCATTGCCAAGGCAGACCCTTGCTTTGGATGAATTGCAGCTTCGCTATCCATACTTGCATGATCTTCCGGCGGATTCATATTACAATGTCGAACCAAGAATATTGATTGGAATCGATAGTTGCCATTTGGGGCACACGTTAGACAGCAGAGAGGGGAAGAAAAACGAGCCGATTGCCACCAGAACACGCTTGGGATGGATAGTGTTTGGACCCTGCTCTGTAATACCCCAAATTAGTTACATGGCACATCATAGTTTTCATGTGTGCCAGTGTTGCAAGCGAAACGATGCTGAGCTGCATAAAACGGTGAAAGCATACTTCGCCTTGGATAGCATTGGGATCGGGCACAACATCAAGCCACTCCTATCAAAGGATGATGAGCGAGCGCAGCAGTTATTGAAATCTCTAACTCACGTTAAAGACAGAAGGTACGAGACAGGATTGCTCTGGCGCAACGATGATGTCCGACTGCCTGATAGCAAACCTATGGCTGCGAGACGGCTGAGCTGCTTGGAGAAGAGAATGCAACGAGACCCTGAAATGGCTGAATCGTTAAAGGAGAAGATTAGAGATTACGAGCGATGCGGATATATCGTGAGACTGACTGAGAAACAACTATCCAAGAAATACCCGCGTGTCTGGTATCTGCCAATTTTCCCCATAGTAAATCCCAATAAACCAGGAAAACTACGAATAGTTTGGGATGCGGCTGCGAAGGTTGCGGGAGTATCGTTGAATTCGTTTTTACTTACTGGGCCGGATTTACTTACTTCTCTGTTATCCGTGCTTCATCGCTTTCGCGAATTCAGAATTGCCATTACCGGGGATATACGGGAAATGTTCCTACAAGTGATGATGAATGAAAATGACCAACAATGTCTGAGATTTTTATGGCGAAACGGTGAGCTTGACCGTGATCCAGACGTTTATGCTATGAAGGTGATGATATTTGGGGCAACGTGTTCGCCGAGTTGCGCGCAGTATGTAAAAAACCATAATGCACAACGATTCCAGGACCGATTTCCAAGAGCAGCTGAAGCGATAGTGAAGGAACATTACGTCGATGATATGCTCACTAGTGTGGAAACGGAAGAAGAGGCGATAAAGTTGGCGAAAGAGGTCCAGTTCGTCCATGCTGAGGCTGGTTTCGAAATACGCAACTGGCTGTCAAACTCAAATCAAGTACTGCGGGAGTTGCAAGCGACACCAGGTGTAAAAAGTATGAATCTGTTGAGCGAGATGGGGACAGAAAAAGTTCTGGGCTTGTGGTGGTTTACTGTTACTGATTCATTCACCTTCAAAGTATCCCCAAGGATTAACGCGGAACTACTTAACGGTCATATTATTCCGACAAAGAGGCAGATCTTAAGCACGCTAATGATGATCTATGATCCTTTGGGATTCTTGGCAAACTTCCTGATGTTTCTGAAGATATTGCTTCAGGAAATATGGCGTAGCGGTGTGAATTGGGACGAGCCAATCAACAGTGAACAGCGGGAGAAATGGCTGACGTGGGTGCAAGTTCTTCCGAGAGTAGAGATGGTTAGGGTGCCCAGATGTTACCGGACGAGGAGTAGCATCAGTGAACGAAATTCGATTCAGCTCCATGTCTTCGTTGATGCGTCTGAGAATGGAGTTGCTGCGGTATGTTATCTGCGTTTCGAAGAAGGTGGCGTCGTGGAATGTGCACTAGTCGGGGCAAAAACAAAAGTAGCTCCACTGCGATTTGTGTCAATACCCAGACTGGAACTGCAGGCAGCCGTAATCGGCGCCCGCTTGGCGAACAGCATCACGGAGTCGCACAAATTAAAACCTATGCAACGATTCTTCTGGACGGATGCGCGAGATGTTCATTGTTGGCTAAACTCTGATCACCGGAAATATAGCCAGTTTGTAGCGGTACGAATCAGTGAGATGTTGGAGTTGACGGAGCAACATGAATGGAACTGGATCCCATCAAAATTGAACATTGCGGACGAGGCTACAAAATGGCAAAAGTTACCGGACCTGGCTCCTACAagtcgttggtttcgtggactgGAATTCCTGTGGGGCCCCAAAGAGGGTTGGCCtgataatatatcaaaatttggtGACACAATAGAAGAAAAACGTGTAAAAGTACTACATCACTTCGAAGAACGTGCGATATTCGAATGGGAGAAATTTTCCAGATGGAAACGGTTGCTACGTCATGTGGCTTTTGTGAAACGATTCCCAGCTAATATACGCAAGAAAATCGTCAAACAACCTGTTGAAAGCGGTCCCCTATCCCATGAGGAACTAAAAGAAGCAGAGCTGACTATACTTAAGTTCGTTCAAGATTCCGAGTTTGCCAGAGAGATTCAACACTTAAGGAAATCTAATCCATTGCCATGGAAGAACGTGTTGCCCAAAAATAGTTCATTGTACAAGCTTAGCCCAATTCTTGAGGTAGATGGGTTAGTTCACATGAAAGGTCGCATAGATGCTTGCGAATTTGTGGAAGAGTGTACGAAACGCCCGATATTGCTGCCTAAGTGCCATCCAGTTTCGGATCATATTATCGCCAGCATTCACCAACGATACTGCCACATGAACCACCAGACGGCGCTCAACGAAATCAAGCGTCGGTTCTATATTCCGAAACTTCGTTCGGTGTATAATCGTGTTCGTAAGAGATGCCAGCTTTGCAAAATCCGCAAGGCAAAACCAGCCGTCCCTGAAATGTCCGCTCTACCACCAATGCGGTTGAAAGCCTTTTGTCGGCCATTTTCATATGTAGGCATTGATTATTTTGGGCCGATGCACGTGGCTGTTGGCAGACGCACCGAAAAACGTTGGGGTGTGTTGATTACTTGTCTCACTGTTCGAGCAATACACCTCGAAATTGCGCACACCCTCACAACAGATTCATGCATCTTGGCCATTAGGAATTTCATAGCCAGAAGAGGTTCCCCCTTGGAGATATTTAGCGATCGCGGAACGAATTTTGTTGGTGCAAGCCGTGAATTGAAACAGGCACTACAGCAGATAGATCAGGACAAGCTGATGGAACATTTCACTACAACGGATACAAAATGGTCATTCAACCCGCCAGCTTCTCCGCACTTTGGTGGCGCATGGGAACGCCTCGTTCAGTCAGTGAAGAAAGCCTTGAAACACCTACAACTCACACGCACACCTACCGATGAACTATTAAGAAACATGTTGGCAGAAATCGAACTAATTATCAATTCTAGACCGTTGACTGAATTGCCACTAGACGATGAGCTATCATCGCCGCTAACCCCGAACCATTTCCTACTCGGGTCATCAGACGGTTCTAAGCCACCGGTCACATTCGAAGACAGTAGCTACGCCCTGAAGCACACATGGAAGATGTCGCAGGTCTACGCAAACAGGTTCTGGAAACGCTGGATAGCTGATTACCTGCCAACGTTAACGAGGAGAACAAAATGGTTTTGTCCGGCGAAGCCCATAGAAGTGGGAGACATTGTCGTGTTGGTGGACGAGACACTTCCAAGAAATTGTTGGCCGAAAGGACGAATCATCGACGCCGTCCGGTCCAAGGATGGCCAGGTTCGAAGAGCTATGGTGCAAACAGCTAGCGGAATATTGGAGAGACCAGCCATAAAACTCGCCGTGTTGGATGTTGGTGCGATTGGGAGTACCTCGGATTAATGATCGCGAAGTACTGGGGGGAGTGTCGCAACTTTTCAAGTTGCTACGCACCTACTATTCAACAACATTGGTTCGTGCTGGTATAACCCTCTCTTTAGGTATGCCTCTGCGCCAAAGACATTTTCCACACCCGGTGACCGATCAAGGGATCGATCGAATTAACAGGTTACGCAAGGACAGGCAGAGAAAGGAACAAAAGACATTAACGAATCGTATAAGAACTAACTTCGTATTAGTTcttatacgaaaaatatttaaaatagcgAGAATTTGTAATTTCCTATCAACTACGGTAATTATTATCTACTGAAATACTTATATTAATATGGTTATCTTAAAATACTTAAAATTACTTACTATTTCTATCTTATTACTATCTTATTATAACATCAGTGGCTGTTAAAATATATTGCTGAACTCATACGGTTAGAACAAAGGCAGTAATTGCAATCGAAGCCAAGAATTTGCTAGGTTTAATCCAGCAGCTGAAATACCACGAGATGTTAGATTGAAAATTCACAGgcgggtccttccttccgcgaacAGTAAACGTTTCGTTTGATGTTTGACTGGATCTACTATTTTATTCGGACGTCGTATCTACCCGAGAGTGGTCAAAATcagagtcggaaaatgttttttttcatttggcaaaatcaggcgaaactgacgaaagaacgaagcttctttcTATACCTTAagcactttgcgaaatcgaaaatgagacaacgggcaagcatgtagcagagcgttttcaATATTCTCTTCGcacgctcgttttcgctttgagattctgaatgatattggtgccttcgatattgaacttactgctggggaaacAAAAATACACTAGCAATGATTAAATATCTTAAAtatttgtcgatgctcgattctgtagaCTTGCGAGCcaatgatggtattgtaagacggaagcctgatcggtgtgcatatttctcatttaaactatgttctagttgcattattaTATGTCCATTGCATTAATTTCACGTAATGAATGAGAATCGAAAATTACTGagcatgcatcaaaacgaaattgcaGCTTCGGATTGTCATaagaaaacgaaagtcgctgctgctgctactcgttttcgtagaatcgagagaggagggaacatcgcctttattgttttattttttcgtgcatttagcgacgaaagaggcagggaaaggatgaagatgaattctctgaattCCGTCTttcattgaataggtatgagaattttaggctaTGGTCAAAATAGATAAATCATGAAATGGCAATTTCCAAAACCACcattaaagtttttaatgacgaaaagcaaaactctatgaaagctattattgttttataaaacgtgacaattttttaacttaggttattagaaaaaaaattatttgccccctgatttttttcagcgattttgaaggagGGGGGtggcataatttttaaaaaagatttgaaatggcctaactaaagagaaaattaaacaGTAGACATACGCTTTAAAATGAGTAGTGTGCAGGTTTTTGAAATGCACGATGAAAAAATGCATCAATTAGAAGTTGACCAATTTTTGATCGTAAAACCCAGTATAACGCTCCCACATGCTTAacaaacaaacaatgagtgacaatgcaaagcTGGTTTATTCCACGACGCGATCCAACTGTGTTGATGTTGACTTTTCGAATTGTCCTGACCATCGATTCGTGAAGTAGAGCAGTTGTTGAGTCATTAGCGGAAGCTAAGCTGCGACTGTGCAATTCCATCATCTACGTCATGcgattatgttcaaaaacattagcTAAGCAGAACCAGTTGCTTCGCAGAACAGCTTGAAACGCGTTTTCGAGCGAAATGATTTTTTATATAGCATCCCAGCATATATACACGGttaaatcacagagaacagacgtccatcttcagcattaaacttgtgtaaaatctctaacggtttcgaaggtagttgggatatccaaaccaggagCGCAACTgtcgtcatatttttttgtggctgagttcgacagaattggcagcggttattcctctacccagtcaaactagtccggaaccggttcggacttccagcatgaattctagctcaaatgcatcaaccgatagagtcggaatcggttgttttctttgagcaagattccatactgaatccattcaggatttcgaaccggttctggaatggatttgacggatagttgggataggttagtgtggcggcgctagtgtttatcgtatattaattcaaatgtttacacacgttttttaaatatttttgttcgatcatggatgtctgttctctgtgataataCGGAGAAATTTTATACTGAAAGATACTTGagggaacttcttcccaagttTACGCAACGGCGGCCGTGTGATGAGAATgtgtccgacaaaacctatttccCCCTCCTACCTGACCATCCAATGCAAATCAAACCAAGGTGCTACATATAGTCAATAAACATTAGTaacgcacccaggacagattcctacgtACCAATTCtgtgatcagccgctacaccacggaaaaccttgtgTAGAGGCTGCTAAAAAACTTCTATCTGTTACGACAGATATAGGAATAGGCGAGGCCGatgctattttttttaaatcgatctTTTTACCTtataaaatctttttttttcatctGATCTTTCCCGGTGTTCagaaacatcgatttttttgtttaaagaatCGATGTGGTAAAattgattatatttttcaaaatgtccATCACCAGACCAAGACCGGTacacagtcgtcgtatgctaaatCATAATCGGTTGATAAACCAACGACTGTGGATCGAGCAGTAACAAACATTAACTCAACAACGATCGTGCCCAGTATCACTAAACTAACTTCCATAACCACCAGTGAAGTAACAATTACGTCAAATACCTCCAGGAACCTGTGTACATTTTTCGCGACATGTCAAGCCACCCGTACATTCACGCTCTGCTGGAAATGTCTCATGTCTCAAACAGGTTAGCTTCCAAGCCTCGATGGTTGGTCTCGTGACATGTCATGGAATTTAAATGCGTCATCGGTCTTGAGACTGGTCATGAGGATAATTTACCAGTCGCGCGTAAGGCGATACCAGTCACAAAGTTTACGAACCTGTAGGATGATGAACATTTTGTCATGGTTTGCTTGTTTGAtctgtaggggaactgggggtaagcccgacaccctgggtaagcccgacacctcACGACTTTTCCTAGTTATCAAATtctaaatcatacaataatgacaagatattattagtacgattattttaggcatttcgatacacatcgatgccgtatggattcattaaacgtcaacaaaataaacaaaacaagcgaaagcaaagttgatgcgcgcttggatgttatttttagttgatacattttaaggtttcaatagcacaaaagctttgaaaatgaccagtttttgtatcacacattctattctactctccatatcgttatttgagtgtattgaagataagtttgagtatttcaatactgttaattgagcatttaacaaaaatgtgcgctgttggggtaagaccgacagttttgggtggggtaagaccgacacggtgtttagttgattggattcgtttttgaaTCGATACgaacgactgggtatatttgttgtgttcaattatactataattacgtcatgttaataattgaaatacacaaaaactatgtttttttgtctttatttatcagtattgtctaaaagccgaccaaaaaaattaggaattaaattgaacgtgattcatagttatattacaaacagaaacgaaaagtataatctaatatgagatattgaaatgatattgatgaaaaattttcattgaccgccggattattgatcaacagtgttccgaaaaatcacaacacgaaccggatagcttactacgaagcgtgcgtcacttttaagtgaatgagtcctagtaatagcgtatataatctgcttgcagaacagctcttcctacttagaatggctatacaagtggcaattaagctcgaaagaattacttgagtaaacccgtaccataatataaaccatgcgttaaacactatttattcataacaccacgcatacgaatgctcttcctcttgctacgcgatgaaactacagaaagcatgcgtttgcatcacacatactcatatacacataattacactttatcacacatacacaatacatttttaatggaaaaaattggacataaagaaagtttaaaagggggtcgctcttgcccctttggggtgtcggtcttacccgcagcgtttttaaaatgtcatttttctccattttttggcaaccaataatttttaatgaattcaattttttgaaacgctgaaaaaattatattttgttaagaaccacctaaacaaggattatgcacagaatataaaattttaggagctttgtggaattttagaaaaaatattgcgcttaaggtgtcggacttgccccgagGTCCCCTATCTTATTCTTGATCGTTTAAGTACCGTGCAGTGGCAGATAAACGGAATGGTAGACGCTAtataaattcaattattttgaactttttcaactttttgataataaatgtagcgagttacgaggagttaaaaatcaatagttatAGACCTTtcaaacgcacactgggaagtaaatgcgtcaaaatcgaataaatttcaacttttcacagataaacagtgtttgttattgcgagttaagaggtgttgaaaatgaatagatttagacattttaaacgcacactgggaggtgaatgcgtcaaaattgaaaaattttcatctcttcacagataaatattgtttgttattgcgagttaagaggtattgaaaatcaatagttttagacattttaaacgcacaaggggaagtaaatgcgtcaaaattgaattttttcatcttttcacagataaatattgttcgttattgcaaactacgaggagttgaaaatcaatagttttagatattttaaacgcacactgggaagtaaatgcgtcaaaatcgaaaaaaattcaacttttcacagataaacattgtttgttattgcgagttacgaggtgttgaaaatcaatagttttagacattttaaacgcacactgggaagtaaatgcgtcaaaatttgaaaattttcatctctgcacagataaatattgtttgttattgcgagttacgaggttttgaaaatcaatattttcacagacaaatattttttgttattgcgagttactaggagttgaaaatcaatagttttagacattttaaacgcacactgggaagtaaatgcgtcaaaatttgaaaattttcatctcttcacagataaatattgtttgttattgcgagttaagagatgTTGAGaatcaatcgttttagacattttaaacgcacattaggaagtaaatgcgtcaaaatcgaaaaaaatcaacttttcacagataaacattgtttgttattgcgagttaagaggtgttgaaaatcaatcgttttagccattttaaacgcacactgggaagtaaatgcgtcaaaatcgaaaaaaatcaacttttcacagataaacattgtttgttattgcgagttaagaggtgttaaaaatcaatcgttttagacattttaaacgcacaaggggaagtaaatgcgtcaaaattgaatttttttcatcttttcacagataaatattgtttgttattgcaagctacgaggagttgaaaatcaattgttttagacattttaaacgcacactgggaagtaaatgcatcaaaatcgaaaatttttcaacttttcacagatcaatatttttgttattgcgagttacgaggttttgaaaatcaatagttttagacatttttaacgcacactgggaagtaaatgcgtcaaaatcgaaaaaatttcaagttttcacagacaaatattttttgttattgcgagttactagGAGCTGAAAATCAacagttttagacattttaaacgcacactgggaagtaaatgcgtcaaaatttgaaaatgttcatctcttcacagataaatattgtttgttattgcgagttaagagatgttgaaaatcaatcgttttagacattttaaacgcacactgggaagtaaatgcgtcaaaatcgaaaaattctcGACTTTTCACAGatcaatattgtttgttattgcgagttacgacgatttgaaaatcaatagttttagacattttaaacgcacactgggaagaaaatgcgtcaaaattgaaaaattttcatctcttcacagataaatatggtttgttattgcgagttaagaggtgttgaaaatcaatagttttagacattttaatcaNNNNNNNNNNNNNNNNNNNNNNNNNNNNNNNNNNNNNNNNNNNNNNNNNNNNNNNNNNNNNNNNNNNNNNNNNNNNNNNNNNNNNNNNNNNNNNNNNNNNNNNNNNNNNNNNNNNNNNNNNNNNNNNNNNNNNNNNNNNNNNNNNNNNNNNNNNNNNNNNNNNNNNNNNNNNNNNNNNNNNNNNNNNNNNNNNNNNNNNNNNNNNNNNNNNNNNNNNNNNNNNNNNNNNNNNNNNNNNNNNNNNNNNNNNNNNNNNNNNNNNNNNNNNNNNNNNNNNNNNNNNNNNNNNNNNNNNNNNNNNNNNNNNNNNNNNNNNNNNNNNNNNNNNNNNNNNNNNNNNNNNNNNNNNNNNNNNNNNNNNNNNNNNNNNNNNNNNNNNNNNNNNNNNNNNNNNNNNNNNNNNNNNNNNNNNNNNNNNNNNNNNNNNNNNNNNNNNNNNNNNNNNNNNNNNNNNNNNNNNNNNNNNNNNNNNNNNNNNNNNNNNNNNNNNNNNNNNNNNNAACAATCAGATTAGTCGACGCACCAAAACCCGAATATTCAACTCGAACGTGAAATTTGTACTACTATATGCCAGTGAAACCTTGTGAGTATCAGTGGAGAACACGCAACGGCTGTAGGTTTTCATCAATAGATGCCTACATAATTCGTGCATGGTGGCCTCACAACTGGATCTCTAATGTTGAGCTCCATCGTCGATGTCATCAGAAGCCGATAGAGACAGAAATTCGGGAACGAAAGTGGAGGTGGGTCGGCCACACTCTGCCCCGGAGCGGAAACGAAATCTGCAAGCAAGCGTTAGACTGGAACCCTGCAGGACATCGCAGCAGAGGCAGACCCAGAGGCTCATGGCGGCGCAGCCCCAACAAGGAATTAAAAGAAATCGACGAAAGTTTGACCTGGCAGCAGGTCAAGGCGATGGCGAGCAATCGCCCAGGATGGCAATCTTTCACAACGGCCCTTTGCACCACAAGGGGTGCGCAGAAAtaaaagtaagtaagtaagttcTTTCGTGTTTCTGCGAGTTTACTGTTATCCAGCCAGTGAGTAGTGAAGCAGTGTTTTTTTTCTAATaggccgtctggataccgtcaTAAACACAAGTTCAGTAATCCTATAATGCTACACTCCCCATTCTTATTTATAATACCAGCTTGTCCTGGACAATAGGCTCGTTAAAAAATGACagtggttcatctcaaggtgagatggatgtTGAAACAAAATCGGATGCCCAGCTCAAAGTTTATCCATGCTCGGCCATTGGGTCTTCCTCCGGGTCAAAGACAGAAAGTAtttgaatttattgaaaatttcttaAGTTCTGACGGAGCAATATTCGACcatgacagaaatatcgaaaaaaaaacaccctaataagcttcgggtggtagTAAATAGGTTAaaccaggcaaatgatattactGGCAACGAGCTTTTTACGAAGGCGTATAGAGTATATGTATCATCAAATAGGGTTGAATTGGCCATGGTCCTATCCGAGTTTGTATTGCGCAGATCTGCTGACACATGGAGTTGGCTATTTTAAAGACCCCATGCCTTCAGCATCAGTgacagctgacgggaagaagaCATACATCAACTCAGACTCTAATCAGGTAACCTTCGCCGGTTCTtctctacccaactacctcctctttggcaaggttcgtctacctgttcgcctttatGTGCCGCGGGTTATGAGCTGCAAAAATTGCAAACAACTTGGAC encodes:
- the LOC131679652 gene encoding uncharacterized protein LOC131679652, whose product is MVCCDDCGLWYHFKCVGVDEGIEDVDWSCATCEAKRTANSASVIITVPVQGGAEPRSEENQVQNEQLKQFQLKMDQMQNKFEEQQRAYEKLLREKDRKLQNAVSDLHHQFQRRMEKREKQIREELVVPSGVPPPNANSTTLGTEIRATGDVYKAIERMERQLMEMARKQDVQTKCLENRVKAMEIGESIPPRNDFAIEEETVNTAHELSRSQLAARHAVAKELPYFSGNPEEWPLFIATYESTTRMCGYSDEENLLRLQKSLKGKALEVVRSRLLYPAGIEGVINTLRTLFGRPEVIVHSLVCKIREMPAPKTEKLGTLIDFGVAVQNMCATIVACGLNEHLCNVALLQELVERLPPTIKLDWARFRHALNAVTLSDFSKWLGTLVEAACTVTVPSSISSYAGKPEKRGRREEVHVHVETTSSPSLVPVVPFRTTPKPAFTQCVLCHGECGNLGSCKMFREMDIDARWAALKQHKLCRKCLTKHFGACTVRQACGKNGCTYMHHQLLHDEARYQRRELQQASLPRGSSETSVETCNTHSSNVGKVLFRYVPVLLHGRGKSVSTFAFLDDGSSVTLMEHSLLKELDIQGEPYPLCLDWTSDYQRQEMNSVKLGLEISGIHDTKVHQIPKVHTVQRLALPRQTLALDELQLRYPYLHDLPADSYYNVEPRILIGIDSCHLGHTLDSREGKKNEPIATRTRLGWIVFGPCSVIPQISYMAHHSFHVCQCCKRNDAELHKTVKAYFALDSIGIGHNIKPLLSKDDERAQQLLKSLTHVKDRRYETGLLWRNDDVRLPDSKPMAARRLSCLEKRMQRDPEMAESLKEKIRDYERCGYIVRLTEKQLSKKYPRVWYLPIFPIVNPNKPGKLRIVWDAAAKVAGVSLNSFLLTGPDLLTSLLSVLHRFREFRIAITGDIREMFLQVMMNENDQQCLRFLWRNGELDRDPDVYAMKVMIFGATCSPSCAQYVKNHNAQRFQDRFPRAAEAIVKEHYVDDMLTSVETEEEAIKLAKEVQFVHAEAGFEIRNWLSNSNQVLRELQATPGVKSMNLLSEMGTEKVLGLWWFTVTDSFTFKVSPRINAELLNGHIIPTKRQILSTLMMIYDPLGFLANFLMFLKILLQEIWRSGVNWDEPINSEQREKWLTWVQVLPRVEMVRVPRCYRTRSSISERNSIQLHVFVDASENGVAAVCYLRFEEGGVVECALVGAKTKVAPLRFVSIPRLELQAAVIGARLANSITESHKLKPMQRFFWTDARDVHCWLNSDHRKYSQFVAVRISEMLELTEQHEWNWIPSKLNIADEATKWQKLPDLAPTSRWFRGLEFLWGPKEGWPDNISKFGDTIEEKRVKVLHHFEERAIFEWEKFSRWKRLLRHVAFVKRFPANIRKKIVKQPVESGPLSHEELKEAELTILKFVQDSEFAREIQHLRKSNPLPWKNVLPKNSSLYKLSPILEVDGLVHMKGRIDACEFVEECTKRPILLPKCHPVSDHIIASIHQRYCHMNHQTALNEIKRRFYIPKLRSVYNRVRKRCQLCKIRKAKPAVPEMSALPPMRLKAFCRPFSYVGIDYFGPMHVAVGRRTEKRWGVLITCLTVRAIHLEIAHTLTTDSCILAIRNFIARRGSPLEIFSDRGTNFVGASRELKQALQQIDQDKLMEHFTTTDTKWSFNPPASPHFGGAWERLVQSVKKALKHLQLTRTPTDELLRNMLAEIELIINSRPLTELPLDDELSSPLTPNHFLLGSSDGSKPPVTFEDSSYALKHTWKMSQVYANRFWKRWIADYLPTLTRRTKWFCPAKPIEVGDIVVLVDETLPRNCWPKGRIIDAVRSKDGQVRRAMVQTASGILERPAIKLAVLDVGAIGSTSD